The Humulus lupulus chromosome 3, drHumLupu1.1, whole genome shotgun sequence genome window below encodes:
- the LOC133823224 gene encoding uncharacterized protein LOC133823224 isoform X2 has protein sequence MKRQDSLPSSSSHRENDNVTEKLHAKAVGCMSGLFHFVSNYHGRRKLLTFGKRQAKNEVVPTTTKSSKSIDKDGKISTANSSINVLQRYSCEVPRSPTLPAEIRRSNSVNSPQNFKTPPAGVVARLMGLEEPHSSTTESTIMSKASTLQKQLSEYSSAAEKRRQLLGALEKCDRDLQALKKIINAVRSVERYQSPATAAVFRNSQEVKGLEVNINNNPNAEQPSPVSVLDDSTRSPLSNSDLSKRQSFSYGRVQHQVRQQKRKPWPGEEDFISPSIFDRITCESLHRKAIVSIMDYSHRAEPAASSPPPSSLPSPSSSPLWNSEAMKESVEEVCKDINWGERREIGRIGLALQDHICRDLIEEIVTDMSSLHFYNNLYSPLPFEACKRRLCF, from the exons atGAAGAGACAAGATAGTCTCCCCTCATCATCTTCTCACCGTGAAAACGATAATGTTACCGAAAAACTCCATGCCAAGGCCGTTGGCTGCATGTCCGGCCTTTTCCACTTCGTCTCCAATTACCACGGCCGCCGAAAATTACTTACATTCG GAAAAAGGCAAGCCAAAAACGAGGTTGTGCCTACTACTACAAAGTCTTCTAAATCCATAGATAAAGACGGGAAAATTAGCACAGCGAACTCCTCCATCAATGTCCTCCAGAGATACTCCTGCGAGGTACCGAGGAGCCCCACTTTGCCTGCGGAGATTCGGCGGTCCAACTCAGTTAATTCGCCGCAGAACTTCAAAACCCCACCAGCTGGCGTTGTAGCGAGGCTAATGGGCTTGGAAGAGCCTCATTCTTCCACCACAGAATCGACAATAATGTCAAAAGCTAGTACTCTGCAGAAACAGCTGTCGGAATATTCGTCCGCCGCAGAGAAGCGCAGGCAACTTCTGGGTGCGTTGGAGAAATGTGATCGGGACTTGCAGGCTCTGAAGAAGATCATAAACGCAGTGCGCTCGGTGGAGCGGTATCAGTCACCGGCCACAGCCGCCGTGTTTAGAAACTCGCAGGAAGTTAAGGGTTTGGAGGTTAATATTAACAATAATCCTAATGCTGAGCAGCCGAGTCCGGTTTCCGTTCTTGACGATTCCACTCGGTCTCCTTTGAGCAACTCAGATCTCTCAAAACGACAGTCGTTTAGTTACG GAAGAGTGCAACATCAAGTGAGGCAGCAAAAAAGAAAGCCATGGCCAGGAGAAGAAGACTTCATCAGTCCAAGCATCTTCGATAGAATCACGTGTGAATCTCTTCATAGGAAGGCTATTGTTAGTATTATGGATTATTCGCATCGAGCAGAACCCGCAGCATCATCACCACCGCCATCATCATTGCCATCGCCATCATCATCGCCGTTATGGAACAGCGAAGCCATGAAAGAGAGTGTAGAAGAGGTATGCAAAGACATTAATTGGGGAGAGAGGCGTGAAATTGGAAGAATAGGCTTAGCATTGCAGGATCACATTTGCagagacttgattgaagaaattGTCACAGATATGAGTTCATTACACTTCTACAATAACTTGTATTCCCCACTGCCCTTTGAGGCCTGTAAGAGAAGACTTTGTTTCTAG
- the LOC133823224 gene encoding uncharacterized protein LOC133823224 isoform X1 gives MKRQDSLPSSSSHRENDNVTEKLHAKAVGCMSGLFHFVSNYHGRRKLLTFGKRQAKNEVVPTTTKSSKSIDKDGKISTANSSINVLQRYSCEVPRSPTLPAEIRRSNSVNSPQNFKTPPAGVVARLMGLEEPHSSTTESTIMSKASTLQKQLSEYSSAAEKRRQLLGALEKCDRDLQALKKIINAVRSVERYQSPATAAVFRNSQEVKGLEVNINNNPNAEQPSPVSVLDDSTRSPLSNSDLSKRQSFSYAGRVQHQVRQQKRKPWPGEEDFISPSIFDRITCESLHRKAIVSIMDYSHRAEPAASSPPPSSLPSPSSSPLWNSEAMKESVEEVCKDINWGERREIGRIGLALQDHICRDLIEEIVTDMSSLHFYNNLYSPLPFEACKRRLCF, from the exons atGAAGAGACAAGATAGTCTCCCCTCATCATCTTCTCACCGTGAAAACGATAATGTTACCGAAAAACTCCATGCCAAGGCCGTTGGCTGCATGTCCGGCCTTTTCCACTTCGTCTCCAATTACCACGGCCGCCGAAAATTACTTACATTCG GAAAAAGGCAAGCCAAAAACGAGGTTGTGCCTACTACTACAAAGTCTTCTAAATCCATAGATAAAGACGGGAAAATTAGCACAGCGAACTCCTCCATCAATGTCCTCCAGAGATACTCCTGCGAGGTACCGAGGAGCCCCACTTTGCCTGCGGAGATTCGGCGGTCCAACTCAGTTAATTCGCCGCAGAACTTCAAAACCCCACCAGCTGGCGTTGTAGCGAGGCTAATGGGCTTGGAAGAGCCTCATTCTTCCACCACAGAATCGACAATAATGTCAAAAGCTAGTACTCTGCAGAAACAGCTGTCGGAATATTCGTCCGCCGCAGAGAAGCGCAGGCAACTTCTGGGTGCGTTGGAGAAATGTGATCGGGACTTGCAGGCTCTGAAGAAGATCATAAACGCAGTGCGCTCGGTGGAGCGGTATCAGTCACCGGCCACAGCCGCCGTGTTTAGAAACTCGCAGGAAGTTAAGGGTTTGGAGGTTAATATTAACAATAATCCTAATGCTGAGCAGCCGAGTCCGGTTTCCGTTCTTGACGATTCCACTCGGTCTCCTTTGAGCAACTCAGATCTCTCAAAACGACAGTCGTTTAGTTACG CAGGAAGAGTGCAACATCAAGTGAGGCAGCAAAAAAGAAAGCCATGGCCAGGAGAAGAAGACTTCATCAGTCCAAGCATCTTCGATAGAATCACGTGTGAATCTCTTCATAGGAAGGCTATTGTTAGTATTATGGATTATTCGCATCGAGCAGAACCCGCAGCATCATCACCACCGCCATCATCATTGCCATCGCCATCATCATCGCCGTTATGGAACAGCGAAGCCATGAAAGAGAGTGTAGAAGAGGTATGCAAAGACATTAATTGGGGAGAGAGGCGTGAAATTGGAAGAATAGGCTTAGCATTGCAGGATCACATTTGCagagacttgattgaagaaattGTCACAGATATGAGTTCATTACACTTCTACAATAACTTGTATTCCCCACTGCCCTTTGAGGCCTGTAAGAGAAGACTTTGTTTCTAG